The Narcine bancroftii isolate sNarBan1 chromosome 11, sNarBan1.hap1, whole genome shotgun sequence genome has a window encoding:
- the LOC138745677 gene encoding NACHT, LRR and PYD domains-containing protein 12-like isoform X2 produces MDDAGLGDSQTKPRTSDAHLYRACAFHCSRLQHELREFQDVFHRRPTAQALFHSQNGEELRGTATRRGTTSCLGQELKERDGSLSQTLEELLDTLRDTEIQLHQLETNFLHRVAVGSLSDGDTLPLPEADSKRQHLTSLHLMKELGYTGLSQTDRVAFGLERDGTQGLKLCQADCVALTLSRGSPITEMELRGCCIGNEGLEVMSGLLLQCSILRLDQNHIRDLGMTTLADSLRDSKCRIQELSLDNNDVSAVGFREFARGLCKNRSLRRLSLSNNPLGGDGLVSLCKGLTSRGTCLEDLRLAGCSLRGNQCDLLAQTLRESPSVRSLDLDNNNLGDSGVRRLLPALRRPDCRIRTLRLCTVGLTASGMESLGRALGQNHSLRDLALSYNSLGSLGAKRLCASLGGNGSRLQRLDLASKPFENSESPLTACSLSCLFREGSATNCSSFLRQWLEFLQEIRKVQDRYIPKKKKYFNAIYQKCG; encoded by the exons ATGGATG ACGCAGGCCTGGGGGACAGCCAGACCAAACCCAGGACCTCAGATGCCCACCTGTACCGTGCCTGCGCTTTCCACTGCTCCCGGCTGCAGCACGAGCTGAGAGAGTTCCAGGATGTGTTCCACAGGCGGCCAACAGCACAGGCGCTCTTCCACAGCCAGAATGGGGAG GAGTTACGGGGTACTGCGACACGCAGGGGGACCACGAGTTGTCTGGGTCAGGAGCTGAAGGAGCGAGACGGGTCACTCAGTCAGACCCTGGAAGAACTCCTGGACACCCTTAGAGACACTGAGATTCAACTCCATCAACTCGAGACAAACTTCCTGCACAGGG TTGCAGTGGGATCTCTCTCAGATGGAGACACACTCCCTCTGCCTGAGGCTGACTCCAAACGGCAACACCTCACCTCGCTTCACCTCATGAAGGAACTGGGTTACACTGGGCTATCTCAAACGGATCGCGTGGCCTTTGGGTTGGAGAGGGATGGCACGCAGGGTCTTAAGCTTTGCCAAGCTGACTGTGTGGCCCTCACCCTTTCCCGGGGCTCCCCCATCACGGAGATGGAGCTGCGCGGGTGTTGCATCGGGAATGAGGGTCTGGAGGTGATGAGTGGTCTCCTGCTACAGTGCTCAATCCTCCG CCTGGATCAAAATCATatcagggatctgggaatgaccACCCTTGCTGACTCACTTCGAGATTCCAAGTGTCGGATTCAGGAGCTGAG CTTGGACAACAATGATGTGTCGGCTGTGGGCTTCCGGGAGTTCGCTCGAGGTCTGTGCAAGAATCGTTCACTGCGGAGACTCAGTCTGTCTAACAATCCCCTGGGGGGTGACGGTCTGGTGTCTCTTTGCAAAGGTCTAACCTCTCGGGGTACCTGCCTCGAGGATCTCAG ACTCGCAGGCTGTTCCCTCAGAGGGAACCAGTGTGATCTACTCGCTCAGACTCTGAGGGAGTCCCCCTCGGTAAGATCCCTTGACCTCGACAACAACAACCTGGGAGACTCTGGTGTCAGACGCCTCCTGCCAGCCCTGAGACGTCCAGACTGCAGGATACGCACCCTCCG GTTATGCACAGTCGGTCTGACGGCTTCAGGAATGGAGTCCCTAGGACGTGCTCTTGGACAGAACCACTCCCTGCGAGACCTCGCCCTCAGCTACAACTCCCTGGGGTCACTGGGTGCCAAGAGGTTGTGTGCTAGTCTGGGTGGGAATGGATCACGTCTGCAAAGACTGGA CCTCGCgtcaaagccttttgaaaattcaGAATCACCATTAACTGCATGTTCTTTATCGTGCCTGTTCAGGGAAGGGTCTGCAACAAATTGCAGCAGTTTTCTCaggcaatggctggagtttctgcaagaaataagaaAAGTACAGGACAGATAtattccaaaaaagaagaaatattttaaTGCAATATACCAGAAGTGTGGCTGA